In Mycolicibacterium gadium, the genomic window TGCGGTTCCACACGATCGTCGGATGGTCCGTGCGAAGGACGCCACCGGCCAGTGCCGAGCCCATCTCGCCGAGACCCAGAAAGCTCACGGTTGTCATGGCATCATCGTCGACGTGACGCACACTTTCCGACAAGTACCCACTAAAAAGTGGGATACTTACCTTATTGAAACTAATGGGGGTGAGCTGTGGCTTCGCTAGGCAAATTCACGTGCGGCCTGGACGCCGCGATGGCGGTGGTCGACGGAAAGTGGAAGCCGCTGATCCTGTGGGAACTCCAGGAAGGACCCAAGCGGTTCAATGCACTGCATCGAAGCCTGCCCGGCATCTCTCAGAAGATGCTGACCCAACACCTCAAGGAGTTGCAGCGTCACGGCGTCGTGCACCGCGAGAGCTATCACGAAGTGCCGCCCCGAGTGGAGTACTCGATGACCCCGGCCGGCGAGGAATTGCTGGAAGCACTTGGACCGCTTGGCGATTGGGCCACCAAGCACATCAAGCTGATCTGCGCCGCCGAGGCGGGCTGAGTCAGCTGTCCTGTTCGGCCAGCCACCGTTCGGCGCGGCGTTTCGATGCCCGCGACAACCAGGCGTCCTGGATCAGCTCGGTGAGTTCGGCCCTGCCGATCGACGATAACCTGCTGGCGCGCACGAGAACCGAAAGATGGCCGTCGAAACGGTCCGTAGTGAAAAACGGCGAGTCCGGGTCCTGGATGAGCGCCAGCTTGTCGGCTTCCGACTCGACCCAGATCATGATGACGTCGGTATACCGCTCACCGGTGTCGGGATCTTCTGCGTCGGGCTGAGGCGTGCGGAAGAACACGAACGACTTGCCGCCCACCTGGTAGATCGGGTTGCCTTTGGGGCCTTCGATCCGATTCGTGTGCGGCATCGAGGCGGCGATCTCGTGCACGTCGGCGACGCGCGCGGGGCGGTCACGCATAGCGCCCCAACCGGTGCAGCACGACATCGGAGAGGGTGCCGTCGTGCACGGTCGCGGTCATGTACGTGCAGAATTCCTGGCGCCTGCGATCGGTCGGTGAGCCCGGATTGAGCAGTCGCAGGCCGGTTTTCGCAGTCGTGTCCCACGGGATGTGGCTGTGCCCGAAGACCAGCACATCGGTGTCGGGATACAGCTTGGCCATCCTCGCGTCGCGGCCGCCCGCCGCCCCGGTCTCATGTGTGACGGTGAAGCGCACACCTTCGAGTGTGACGTCCGCACGTTCGGGAAG contains:
- a CDS encoding winged helix-turn-helix transcriptional regulator, whose translation is MASLGKFTCGLDAAMAVVDGKWKPLILWELQEGPKRFNALHRSLPGISQKMLTQHLKELQRHGVVHRESYHEVPPRVEYSMTPAGEELLEALGPLGDWATKHIKLICAAEAG
- a CDS encoding MmcQ/YjbR family DNA-binding protein translates to MRDRPARVADVHEIAASMPHTNRIEGPKGNPIYQVGGKSFVFFRTPQPDAEDPDTGERYTDVIMIWVESEADKLALIQDPDSPFFTTDRFDGHLSVLVRASRLSSIGRAELTELIQDAWLSRASKRRAERWLAEQDS
- a CDS encoding metallophosphoesterase family protein, which translates into the protein MRLLLIADTHVPKRARDLPARVWDEVAQADVVMHAGDWVEPSLLDTLEARAQRLIACWGNNDGAELRIRLPERADVTLEGVRFTVTHETGAAGGRDARMAKLYPDTDVLVFGHSHIPWDTTAKTGLRLLNPGSPTDRRRQEFCTYMTATVHDGTLSDVVLHRLGRYA